The Gemmatimonadota bacterium region GCGCCGAAGGCCTTCGCCAGTTCCAGGCGCGATGCGGGCGCCCCGACCACGATGGTGCGGTGCGCGCCGGCCTCGATGGCCGCGGCCAGGCTGAAGAGTCCGATGGCGCCGGCGCCCTGGATGACCGCGGTGGACCCGAGTTTCATCTGGGCTTTTTCGGCGAAGTGCAAGCCGACGGTGAAGGGTTCGAGCAGTACCGCGACCTCGGGCGGACTCTGGACCTTGAGGAACTTGCTGCGGGGGATGTTCAGCAGCACGTATTCCGCGTACCCGCCCTGGAAGTGGGGCTTGATGTCGGCGTAGGGCCGGAATCCGTAGGCCAGCACATTCGGACAGAGCCCGGGCTCCCGGACCACCGCGCAGAAATAGCAGGTCCCGCACTGCTGCCCCGGGATGATGGCGATGAGATCGCCCTCCCGGACCGGCTTTTCCATAGCGTCCGAGTCGACGCCCGATCCCAGCTTCTCGATGACGCCCACGATCTCATGGCCCAGCACGAGCGGGAAGGCCTTGCGCCGCGCGTGGCCTTGATAGACGTGCACGTCCGTGCCGCAGACGCCGCACATGGACTGCCTTACTAGCACCTCTCCGGGACCGGGTTCGGGGACCACCGCCTCGCCGACGGTGAACGTGCCCTTTTCCCCGCTCAGGATCGCCGCTCTTCCCGTTCGCGCCATTCAGCCTCCAGGGTTTAGCCGTTGAAGCGTCGTTCCGCTTCCGCCCAGTCCACCACGTTCCACCAGGCCTCGATGTAGGCGGGACGCAGGTTCTGGTAATTCAGGTAGTAGGCGTGTTCCCA contains the following coding sequences:
- a CDS encoding alcohol dehydrogenase catalytic domain-containing protein, with amino-acid sequence MARTGRAAILSGEKGTFTVGEAVVPEPGPGEVLVRQSMCGVCGTDVHVYQGHARRKAFPLVLGHEIVGVIEKLGSGVDSDAMEKPVREGDLIAIIPGQQCGTCYFCAVVREPGLCPNVLAYGFRPYADIKPHFQGGYAEYVLLNIPRSKFLKVQSPPEVAVLLEPFTVGLHFAEKAQMKLGSTAVIQGAGAIGLFSLAAAIEAGAHRTIVVGAPASRLELAKAFGADVTINIEKVPDAQDRIEAVKAETPGGYGADVVFECTGVPPAIPEGVEMLRRGGTYVEGGHFTDAGDVSMNPFNHFVFRHITLVGVWASTITHFVRGLPILESGRYPFEEMVSHTLPLSRVGEAIDALSTNYRLDGEEVRKIAISGEVAG